A window from Falco naumanni isolate bFalNau1 chromosome 3, bFalNau1.pat, whole genome shotgun sequence encodes these proteins:
- the MRPL36 gene encoding 39S ribosomal protein L36, mitochondrial has translation MLSLLAGASGPLRSLGRSSFCSLAPWWRAAAAALSAPVSRAQPLWCGAAAPRALLAVPPPPGLLAPLCAGLKTKTSLKRRCKDCFIVRRRGRLYVCCKSHPRHKQRKL, from the coding sequence ATGCTGTCCCTCCTGGCCGGGGCCTCCGGGCCGCTCCGCTCGCTGGGCCGCTCGTCCTTCTGTTCCCTGGCGCCGTggtggcgggcggcggcggcggcgctctCTGCGCCGGTGAGCCGGGCCCAGCCGCTGTGgtgcggggcggccgccccccgcgccctgCTGgccgtcccgccgccgcccgggctGTTGGCGCCGCTCTGCGCGGGGCTGAAGACGAAAACCTCGTTGAAGAGGCGCTGCAAGGACTGCTTCATCGtccggcggcgcggccggctGTACGTCTGCTGCAAGAGCCACCCCCGGCACAAGCAGCGGAAGCTCtag
- the NDUFS6 gene encoding NADH dehydrogenase [ubiquinone] iron-sulfur protein 6, mitochondrial has protein sequence MAAPGATFCRLLPLSRLLPSRPVTVVAASVRPYGVQVSGTGELVTHTGQVYEEKDYRRVRFVGRQKEVNKNFAIDLIAEQPVSEVESRVVSCDGGGGALGHPKVYINLDKDTKTGTCGYCGLQFKQKHH, from the exons ATGGCGGCGCCCGGTGCGACCTTCTGCCGCCTACTGCCGCTGAGCCGCTTGCTGCCGTCCCGCCCGGTGACGGTGGTTGCTGCCTCTGTTCGCCCCTACGGTGTGCAGGTCTCCGGTACCGGCGAGCTGGTGACGCACACGGGGCAG gtatatgaagaaaaagattataGAAGAGTTAGATTTGTTGGACGACAAAAGGAG GTGAACAAGAACTTTGCAATTGATTTGATAGCAGAACAGCCTGTGAGTGAAGTTGAAAGTAGAGTGGTATCATGCGACGGTGGTGGTGGAGCTTTGGGACATCCTAAAGTATACATAAACTTG gACAAAGATACAAAGACTGGAACATGTGGCTACTGTGGACTtcagtttaaacaaaaacatcacTGA